One segment of Thermococcus sp. AM4 DNA contains the following:
- a CDS encoding cyclic nucleotide-binding/CBS domain-containing protein: MDEEKPKLNVIKLSKMPIRLAMEEKFLRLSPDDRVEDLIKGLEHRTCAVVTDESGKLLGFISVDEIINLLLPPSDYVLVGLDALREAHFDWDRPVKEIMNPRPITLSPDDTLGYALSMMMETGVRQFPVVEKKKVVGTFSAQSVIRLLRVFAR, from the coding sequence TTGGACGAGGAAAAGCCGAAGCTGAACGTTATCAAGCTGTCAAAGATGCCGATAAGGCTCGCGATGGAGGAGAAGTTCCTTCGCCTGAGCCCGGACGACAGGGTTGAGGACCTAATCAAGGGCCTCGAGCACAGAACCTGCGCCGTCGTAACCGACGAGTCCGGAAAACTGCTTGGCTTCATATCCGTTGACGAGATAATAAACCTCCTCCTTCCTCCTTCTGACTACGTTCTCGTTGGCCTCGATGCCCTCAGGGAGGCCCACTTCGACTGGGACAGGCCGGTAAAGGAGATAATGAACCCCCGGCCGATAACGCTCTCCCCTGACGATACGCTCGGCTACGCTTTAAGCATGATGATGGAAACCGGCGTGAGACAGTTCCCGGTTGTCGAGAAGAAGAAGGTCGTTGGAACCTTCTCGGCTCAGAGCGTTATACGCTTGCTCAGGGTCTTCGCACGGTGA
- a CDS encoding RNA methyltransferase gives MISLVLVEPEGPANIGMIARTMKNFGFSRLVLVNPNLTEESYAYAVHATDVLERAVIVDTFDEALGLFDLTVGTTGKPGKRFIPYRAPLYPWELRETLNGYTGEVGLFFGRESIGLKNDELERLDLIVTIPTSDAYPVMNLAQAVAVILYELSKAKPEPSVEALKPATRDEKEALVRVWAELLNVLNYPKDEERRAVFVKVFRKAVGKAFLYGREVHTLIGPLRRAVKRLEEC, from the coding sequence CCGGCGAACATAGGCATGATTGCCAGGACGATGAAGAACTTCGGCTTCTCCCGGTTAGTCCTCGTGAACCCGAACCTGACAGAGGAGAGCTACGCTTATGCCGTCCACGCTACCGACGTCCTCGAGAGAGCGGTCATAGTGGATACCTTTGACGAAGCATTGGGGCTATTCGATTTGACCGTCGGAACCACCGGAAAGCCGGGAAAGAGGTTCATACCCTACCGCGCACCGCTCTACCCCTGGGAGCTGAGGGAAACCCTGAATGGCTACACCGGCGAGGTTGGCCTCTTCTTCGGCAGAGAGAGCATAGGGCTTAAGAACGATGAGCTTGAGAGGCTCGACCTAATCGTCACGATTCCGACGAGCGACGCTTACCCGGTCATGAACTTAGCTCAGGCGGTCGCGGTTATACTCTACGAGCTCTCGAAGGCTAAACCGGAACCTTCGGTCGAAGCCTTAAAACCTGCGACGAGAGATGAAAAAGAGGCGCTCGTTAGGGTGTGGGCCGAGCTTTTAAACGTTCTCAACTATCCAAAGGATGAGGAGAGGCGAGCTGTCTTCGTCAAGGTCTTCAGGAAGGCAGTCGGCAAGGCCTTCCTCTACGGCCGGGAGGTTCACACCCTCATAGGCCCGCTGAGAAGGGCCGTTAAGAGGCTGGAGGAATGCTGA
- a CDS encoding cation:proton antiporter produces MIELILYLALMLLTAETFGWLFARIGQPVVLGQIIGGILLGLAFPPTEEVKDISMIGVLMLLFLAGLESSVEELKSAGKSGFSVALVGVVVAFAMGFGIAYPFKGFDQALLYGALTTPTSVSLTVRVLMEMDRLKSREGTTILTAAIVDDILGIIVLTVVISSLVSGGVSIVSLAEILAKVGIFIALMVFAMPRVLDYALRKVVRIGFADSTVTLSMAALFAFAYLAEHMNLASILGAYLLGLALSETEFRKPIFEHSRIIAHSVFVPLFFVDVGMNIPVKDLKSAGLFAILFSLVAIVSKVIGCGIGALIGGMSPREALRVGVGMIPRMGVELAMLAIAMKAGIVGSDAYLVIVLMIFLSTLVTPPLLKLAFREG; encoded by the coding sequence TTGATTGAGCTAATCCTCTACCTCGCGCTCATGCTTTTAACGGCGGAAACCTTCGGCTGGCTGTTCGCGAGGATTGGACAGCCTGTAGTTCTTGGTCAGATAATCGGCGGAATTCTCCTCGGGTTAGCCTTCCCGCCGACGGAGGAAGTGAAGGACATCTCTATGATAGGTGTCCTGATGCTTCTCTTCCTGGCGGGCCTTGAGAGTAGCGTTGAAGAGCTCAAGAGCGCCGGCAAGAGCGGATTTTCGGTTGCCCTCGTCGGTGTTGTTGTCGCCTTCGCGATGGGCTTTGGTATCGCTTACCCCTTCAAGGGCTTCGACCAGGCCCTCCTCTACGGCGCGCTGACGACTCCAACGAGCGTCAGCTTAACCGTCAGGGTTCTGATGGAGATGGACCGGCTGAAGAGCCGTGAGGGAACCACAATCCTCACCGCGGCGATAGTCGACGACATACTCGGCATAATCGTCCTGACGGTCGTCATATCGTCCCTCGTCTCCGGGGGCGTCAGCATCGTCAGTCTCGCTGAAATCCTCGCCAAGGTTGGCATCTTCATAGCCCTGATGGTCTTCGCGATGCCGAGGGTTCTCGACTACGCCCTCAGGAAGGTCGTGAGGATAGGCTTCGCAGATTCGACGGTTACCCTCTCGATGGCCGCCCTCTTCGCTTTCGCCTACCTTGCAGAGCACATGAACCTCGCCTCTATCTTGGGAGCCTACCTGCTCGGCCTCGCGCTGAGCGAAACCGAGTTCAGGAAGCCGATTTTCGAGCACTCGAGGATAATAGCGCATTCGGTCTTCGTTCCGCTGTTCTTCGTCGACGTGGGCATGAACATACCGGTTAAAGACCTCAAGAGTGCTGGGCTCTTTGCCATTCTCTTCAGCCTCGTGGCGATAGTGAGCAAGGTAATCGGCTGTGGAATCGGGGCGCTAATCGGCGGTATGAGCCCGAGGGAAGCCCTGCGCGTCGGCGTTGGAATGATTCCGAGAATGGGTGTCGAGCTCGCGATGCTGGCGATAGCGATGAAGGCCGGCATAGTTGGGAGCGATGCTTACCTCGTGATAGTCTTGATGATATTCCTGAGCACCCTCGTTACCCCACCGCTCCTCAAGCTTGCTTTCAGGGAGGGTTAA
- a CDS encoding HEAT repeat domain-containing protein has product MPKEEVIIEKSGVREDLLSWNIKEVVALAENYDKAFQIVKELFRDRNPIVRTNALQVIKEMIKRNTLDRRKVSEVISDIVELARDKDERVSLKAIEVLNLLLEREELDEDQYELVTDALMDIIKRGAPLLSEYASEGLGKAGAKALRLARKLIRWLFSLIGSSKDRQVQSAAIAALAEMAARTEDTKIFNEIFDNMADLLDHVDPYIQERALLALDRMLSRAEMLTKRNKIKAMKKIRELSNDVRLASKASLILEKLEKITGEEEEVITREELKRKLEISEYGPDDVERLLDAGKTDIVAELAKIDPIVMSMILEMLHSEDPMRRMDALWVLSKVTSQLTPTDAYSVLPVLAEFLKSRNPWARKTAAETMADIYSLYPGTAQFFTSLLDVLLKSSREADIEGALELIYTLQHRLPTPEFEAAMIAILSDLLRRKETRGVTLRFMAREAQRLMDFDYEGLTQLENVLKEIYGDEGGKYDNIIASLIDLIDDLIKLKRKESGPLGQL; this is encoded by the coding sequence ATGCCAAAGGAGGAAGTAATAATCGAAAAAAGTGGCGTTAGGGAGGATCTTCTCTCCTGGAACATAAAGGAAGTTGTGGCTCTTGCCGAGAATTATGACAAAGCGTTCCAGATTGTTAAGGAACTCTTCAGAGATAGGAACCCCATCGTGAGGACGAACGCACTGCAGGTTATCAAGGAGATGATCAAGAGGAACACGCTGGATCGGAGGAAGGTATCCGAGGTAATATCGGATATAGTGGAGCTCGCCAGGGACAAGGACGAGAGGGTTTCCCTCAAGGCCATCGAGGTTCTCAACCTCCTCCTCGAGAGGGAGGAACTTGACGAGGATCAGTACGAACTGGTCACTGACGCCCTCATGGACATCATCAAGAGAGGCGCCCCTCTGCTCAGCGAATACGCCTCCGAAGGCCTCGGAAAAGCCGGTGCAAAGGCGTTGAGACTTGCAAGAAAACTCATCAGATGGCTCTTTTCCCTCATCGGTTCCTCCAAAGACCGGCAAGTTCAGAGCGCCGCCATAGCGGCCCTTGCCGAGATGGCAGCAAGAACCGAGGACACGAAGATATTCAACGAGATATTCGACAACATGGCGGATCTCCTGGACCACGTTGATCCCTATATCCAGGAGAGAGCCCTTCTGGCACTCGACAGAATGCTCTCCCGGGCGGAGATGCTGACCAAGAGGAACAAGATAAAGGCCATGAAGAAGATCCGGGAGCTGAGCAACGACGTCCGCCTAGCCTCAAAGGCCAGCCTGATCCTGGAGAAGCTGGAGAAAATAACGGGAGAAGAAGAGGAAGTCATAACGAGGGAGGAGCTCAAGAGAAAGCTTGAGATAAGCGAATACGGGCCGGACGACGTTGAGAGACTCTTAGATGCGGGCAAAACCGATATCGTTGCCGAGCTGGCGAAGATAGACCCGATAGTCATGTCCATGATCCTGGAGATGCTGCACTCCGAGGATCCTATGCGGAGAATGGACGCGCTCTGGGTGCTCTCAAAGGTCACCTCCCAGCTAACGCCCACTGACGCCTACTCCGTGCTTCCCGTCCTGGCGGAATTCCTGAAGAGCAGGAACCCCTGGGCAAGGAAAACGGCCGCGGAAACGATGGCCGACATATACTCCCTCTATCCAGGAACCGCACAGTTCTTCACATCCCTTCTCGACGTTCTGTTGAAGTCGAGCAGGGAAGCTGACATAGAGGGGGCGCTAGAGCTCATATACACCCTCCAGCATCGCCTCCCCACACCGGAGTTCGAGGCGGCGATGATCGCGATCCTCTCCGACCTCCTCAGGAGGAAGGAAACGAGGGGTGTAACACTGCGCTTTATGGCCAGAGAAGCCCAAAGACTTATGGATTTCGACTACGAAGGGCTCACCCAGCTTGAGAACGTCCTGAAGGAGATCTACGGGGACGAGGGTGGGAAGTACGACAACATAATCGCCTCGCTGATAGACCTCATCGACGACCTCATAAAACTCAAGAGGAAGGAGTCAGGACCCCTCGGTCAGCTTTAG
- the otg gene encoding methylated-DNA--protein-cysteine methyltransferase gives MLAVERFRVNGRDVWIGVIFHGRIQGISFAFTRGELLERIRNLAGFLRRRNVAVSLDVQPSTYTELVYRVMVGELDNEKALSELSFEGVTPFERHVYEWLTKNVKRGTVITYGSLAKALETSPRAIGGTMKRNPYPIIVPCHRVVASDGIGYYSSGIEEKKFLLELEGVKEWTS, from the coding sequence ATGCTCGCGGTGGAGAGGTTTAGGGTCAACGGCCGGGACGTCTGGATTGGGGTAATCTTTCACGGCAGGATTCAGGGAATCAGCTTCGCCTTCACGAGGGGTGAGCTCTTGGAGAGAATCAGAAACCTCGCCGGGTTCCTGCGGAGGAGAAACGTTGCCGTTTCCCTCGACGTCCAGCCGAGCACCTACACCGAGCTCGTTTATCGTGTTATGGTTGGGGAACTTGACAACGAGAAAGCCCTTTCCGAGCTCTCCTTCGAGGGCGTAACGCCCTTTGAGAGGCATGTTTACGAATGGCTCACGAAAAACGTTAAAAGAGGCACCGTTATAACCTACGGTAGCCTTGCGAAAGCCCTTGAAACGTCGCCGAGAGCCATCGGCGGGACGATGAAGAGGAACCCTTACCCGATAATCGTCCCCTGTCATCGGGTGGTGGCGAGCGACGGCATCGGCTACTACAGCTCCGGGATTGAAGAAAAGAAGTTCCTGCTCGAACTTGAGGGGGTGAAAGAATGGACAAGCTGA
- a CDS encoding lipopolysaccharide assembly protein LapB: MDKLKAYIIGFLVAILAVAGFIVYKWGFWKLVQVILAIGFVGFTLALLFFTALTLYAESWKYGAVLAVLTAIAGYGSYLVLTWQNLKIVEGIIAFFILLFAFGIWYISEPDLSIADRFRSAEKLEKMGRYKQAARKYEKTGNYEKAAEMYLKLGWLESAAWAYEKAGKYEKAAELYEKLYEKEKDTYYLKEAHEYWKKAGNMERAAKALEKYAEEEPWFWEDVAKLYEELGNEEKAREAWEKALEYYTKEAQEEGVFWEDVGNIARKLGREELAREAYQKFLEYCLKEAEKDPMWWKHVAEAYEYLGETEKAEEARKKYEEYRQKILKANEETSHFPGN, translated from the coding sequence ATGGACAAGCTGAAGGCCTATATAATAGGTTTCCTCGTTGCTATCCTCGCGGTGGCCGGGTTCATAGTCTACAAATGGGGCTTCTGGAAGCTGGTGCAGGTAATCCTTGCGATAGGCTTCGTCGGGTTCACGCTCGCACTGCTGTTCTTCACGGCGCTGACACTCTACGCCGAGAGCTGGAAGTACGGGGCAGTTCTGGCGGTTCTGACGGCGATAGCGGGCTACGGCTCCTACCTCGTGCTCACCTGGCAGAACCTCAAAATCGTCGAGGGAATCATAGCGTTCTTCATCCTGCTCTTTGCCTTCGGAATCTGGTACATAAGCGAGCCAGATTTGAGCATAGCCGACCGCTTCCGCTCGGCTGAAAAGCTTGAGAAGATGGGACGCTACAAGCAGGCCGCGAGGAAGTACGAGAAGACCGGAAACTACGAGAAGGCCGCTGAGATGTACCTCAAGCTCGGCTGGCTTGAGAGCGCCGCCTGGGCCTACGAGAAGGCCGGGAAGTACGAGAAGGCCGCCGAGCTCTACGAAAAGCTCTACGAGAAGGAGAAGGACACCTACTACCTGAAGGAGGCCCACGAGTACTGGAAGAAGGCTGGAAACATGGAGAGGGCCGCCAAGGCGCTTGAAAAGTACGCCGAGGAGGAACCCTGGTTCTGGGAGGATGTTGCGAAGCTCTACGAGGAGCTCGGAAACGAAGAGAAGGCCAGGGAAGCCTGGGAGAAGGCCCTTGAGTACTACACCAAGGAGGCACAGGAGGAAGGAGTTTTCTGGGAGGACGTCGGCAACATAGCGAGGAAGCTCGGCAGAGAGGAGCTGGCCCGCGAGGCCTACCAGAAGTTCCTCGAGTACTGCCTCAAGGAAGCTGAGAAGGACCCGATGTGGTGGAAGCACGTTGCTGAAGCTTACGAGTATCTCGGCGAGACTGAGAAGGCAGAAGAGGCGCGGAAGAAGTACGAGGAGTATCGGCAGAAAATCCTCAAGGCCAACGAAGAAACTTCTCACTTCCCAGGGAATTAA
- a CDS encoding dihydroorotate dehydrogenase electron transfer subunit produces MYSVVELRETWEVAKDVRAFRLSKGFDFTPGQFVMVWLPGVGEKPFSLAWKDLLLVKRVGPFTSKLFELSEGERLWVRGPYGRGFERKWERAALVAGGIGIPPLYALARAWGKDFKEITLIYGARSKDELALLDIEDYVDEVVITTDDGSAGRKGFPTDVLAERKDEFNGVYACGPEPMLKAVLKAMDYENVQVSAERYMKCGIGVCGSCNLGKYLVCRDGPVFTGEELRGIM; encoded by the coding sequence ATGTACAGCGTGGTTGAACTGAGGGAAACCTGGGAGGTTGCGAAGGACGTTAGGGCCTTCAGGCTATCGAAGGGGTTTGACTTCACGCCGGGGCAGTTCGTGATGGTCTGGCTTCCAGGAGTCGGGGAGAAGCCCTTCAGTCTGGCGTGGAAGGACCTGCTCCTGGTTAAACGCGTCGGGCCCTTCACCTCAAAGCTCTTCGAGCTAAGCGAAGGCGAGAGGCTCTGGGTTCGCGGGCCCTACGGGCGGGGCTTCGAAAGGAAGTGGGAAAGAGCAGCGCTCGTCGCCGGGGGAATCGGAATCCCACCGCTCTACGCGCTGGCGAGGGCCTGGGGGAAGGACTTCAAGGAGATAACCCTAATCTACGGCGCCCGCTCGAAGGACGAGTTAGCGCTACTCGACATTGAGGACTACGTGGACGAGGTTGTAATTACCACAGACGACGGCTCGGCCGGCAGAAAGGGCTTCCCGACGGACGTCTTAGCGGAGAGAAAGGACGAGTTCAATGGCGTTTACGCCTGCGGTCCGGAGCCGATGCTAAAAGCAGTTCTAAAGGCCATGGACTACGAAAACGTCCAGGTCTCGGCGGAGCGCTACATGAAGTGCGGAATCGGCGTCTGCGGTTCCTGCAACCTCGGGAAATACCTGGTGTGCAGAGACGGCCCGGTCTTCACGGGGGAGGAGTTGAGAGGAATAATGTAA
- a CDS encoding nascent polypeptide-associated complex protein, whose amino-acid sequence MMGMNPRQMKKLMKQLGIKMEEMEGVKEVVLKLESKEIVLKDPVVTVMVVQGEKTYQIVPGSEEVREVLEIPEEDVQLVMEQAGVDRETALKALKETKGDIAEAILKLTEGS is encoded by the coding sequence ATGATGGGAATGAACCCAAGGCAGATGAAGAAGCTCATGAAGCAGCTCGGCATAAAGATGGAGGAGATGGAAGGCGTTAAGGAGGTCGTTCTTAAGCTTGAGAGCAAAGAAATCGTCCTTAAGGACCCCGTCGTTACTGTCATGGTCGTCCAGGGAGAGAAAACCTACCAGATTGTCCCCGGGAGCGAGGAGGTAAGAGAAGTCCTCGAGATTCCCGAGGAAGACGTTCAGCTCGTCATGGAGCAGGCCGGCGTTGACAGGGAAACCGCGCTCAAAGCGCTGAAAGAAACGAAAGGGGACATAGCGGAGGCTATACTAAAGCTGACCGAGGGGTCCTGA
- a CDS encoding ABC transporter substrate-binding protein encodes MNRKVFSLFIIGLMVFSVFFVRPAAAYTDDDYIKFALQAFQTKYYKTAEDLDGILDMTLDNSTHLTTYFTYKFNNKTFEVTNADQFWDLAKINMGLGIFESPRVFLVETWTFFPANKKRIEDIVADPNVGLGTRWSPMTAKTPDGKLKIAQFASTGAMFMSAFNPVGGLTDVYSVRVSTLITDYGGATNFDGVYAPYRCTWKIDKTGGKVPDDAVIYNQTQGWIAANKGKDYRVKVTYTCDVGEWHNGVKGSIDDIKNYIAFLYTWAYQDYKGDPYYDPAMSGTAQGLKQILGFEFTDNGYTVYGNYIHPLADDQIASFYMFYPSMPWEMYWAMGELVANAKKYGIDKTYSFSSSGEGILWLDLLTKAHDDDLKTVMEAIVNGNAKDTFPGIDWNAAKDRLQADLDFYAKYHHMFISNGPYVLVEYNPGALYLKLEKFTGERKVLGDTLPKNPVPDEIEYVGVQNQQTTILEIAKGTYDIGMFAFPAGVYKGLGEDVLNNLKLFKSASSYNELTINDWHDRDKDAPIVTVGDNVYFNPFAVREVRYALNWLVSRDYIVQNIYQGSGAPMLGCIRPSHPANKYFEPVYKALGMSTSGNENYAMYLFNEGMKKAQQEVAKYGYELVRKPDGYWYFGKKGEELKPVTIKFIIRIEDERKDIGLYVARLIENKFGFKVDKLLWDRKKAGYVVFAQDPATYKWNLYTGGWGTSGLPSQWVDGYMAFFYTNWGGWTPNGEGPDHGHKNTVTVRQFLVFVGKLHAPQTTTSSSESTTTTSSGGETTSSVTTSSTTAQSTTTPTSTTTSKKKTVICGPAALIGLAIVPLLLRRRK; translated from the coding sequence ATGAACAGGAAGGTTTTCAGTTTGTTTATAATAGGATTGATGGTGTTTAGTGTTTTCTTCGTGCGCCCGGCTGCAGCCTACACCGACGACGACTACATCAAATTCGCCCTCCAGGCGTTCCAGACCAAGTACTACAAAACCGCCGAGGATCTCGACGGGATCCTCGACATGACCCTTGACAACTCAACCCACCTCACCACGTACTTCACGTACAAGTTCAACAACAAGACCTTTGAGGTTACCAACGCTGACCAGTTCTGGGACCTCGCCAAGATCAACATGGGTCTCGGTATCTTCGAGAGCCCGCGTGTCTTCCTCGTCGAGACCTGGACCTTCTTCCCGGCCAACAAGAAGAGGATCGAAGACATCGTCGCCGACCCGAACGTCGGTCTCGGAACCCGCTGGAGCCCGATGACTGCCAAGACCCCCGACGGAAAGCTCAAGATCGCCCAGTTCGCCTCGACCGGTGCGATGTTCATGAGTGCCTTCAACCCGGTCGGCGGTCTCACCGACGTTTACAGCGTTAGGGTCTCAACCCTCATCACCGACTACGGTGGTGCAACGAACTTCGACGGTGTTTACGCTCCCTACAGGTGCACCTGGAAGATCGACAAGACCGGAGGAAAGGTTCCGGACGATGCGGTCATCTACAACCAGACCCAGGGCTGGATAGCCGCCAACAAGGGCAAGGACTACAGGGTTAAGGTCACCTACACCTGTGACGTTGGCGAGTGGCACAACGGCGTTAAGGGCAGCATCGACGACATAAAGAACTACATCGCCTTCCTCTACACCTGGGCCTACCAGGACTACAAGGGCGACCCGTACTACGACCCGGCCATGTCCGGAACCGCTCAGGGTCTTAAGCAGATCCTCGGTTTCGAGTTCACCGACAACGGTTACACCGTCTACGGTAACTACATCCACCCGCTCGCCGACGACCAGATCGCGAGCTTCTACATGTTCTACCCGAGCATGCCTTGGGAGATGTACTGGGCTATGGGCGAGCTCGTCGCCAACGCCAAGAAGTACGGCATTGACAAGACATACTCCTTCAGCAGCAGCGGTGAGGGAATCCTCTGGCTCGACCTCCTCACCAAGGCTCACGACGACGACCTGAAGACCGTCATGGAGGCCATCGTTAACGGTAACGCCAAGGACACCTTCCCGGGCATCGACTGGAACGCCGCCAAGGACAGGCTCCAGGCGGATCTCGACTTCTACGCCAAGTACCACCACATGTTCATAAGCAACGGTCCGTACGTCCTCGTTGAGTACAACCCGGGAGCCCTCTACCTCAAGCTCGAGAAGTTCACCGGCGAGAGGAAGGTTCTCGGTGACACCCTCCCGAAGAACCCGGTTCCGGATGAGATCGAGTACGTCGGTGTCCAGAACCAGCAGACGACAATCCTCGAGATAGCCAAGGGAACCTACGACATCGGTATGTTCGCCTTCCCGGCGGGCGTTTACAAGGGCCTCGGTGAGGACGTTCTCAACAACCTCAAGCTCTTCAAGAGTGCCAGCTCCTACAACGAGCTGACCATCAACGACTGGCACGACAGGGACAAGGACGCCCCGATCGTTACCGTCGGTGACAACGTCTACTTCAACCCGTTCGCCGTCAGGGAGGTCCGCTACGCTCTGAACTGGCTCGTCAGCAGGGACTACATCGTTCAGAACATCTACCAGGGTAGTGGTGCCCCGATGCTTGGCTGTATCAGGCCGAGCCACCCGGCCAACAAGTACTTCGAGCCCGTCTACAAGGCCCTTGGTATGAGTACCAGCGGCAACGAGAACTACGCCATGTACCTCTTCAACGAGGGTATGAAGAAGGCCCAGCAGGAGGTCGCCAAGTACGGCTACGAGCTCGTCAGGAAGCCGGACGGCTACTGGTACTTCGGCAAGAAGGGCGAGGAGCTCAAGCCCGTCACCATTAAGTTCATCATCCGTATCGAGGACGAGAGGAAGGACATAGGTCTTTACGTCGCCAGGCTCATCGAGAACAAGTTCGGCTTCAAGGTTGACAAGCTCCTCTGGGACAGGAAGAAGGCCGGTTACGTCGTCTTCGCCCAGGACCCGGCCACCTACAAGTGGAACCTCTACACCGGCGGTTGGGGTACCAGCGGTCTGCCGAGCCAGTGGGTTGACGGTTACATGGCGTTCTTCTACACCAACTGGGGAGGCTGGACTCCGAACGGCGAGGGACCGGACCACGGTCACAAGAACACCGTAACTGTCAGGCAGTTCCTCGTCTTCGTCGGCAAGCTCCACGCTCCGCAGACTACGACCTCCTCATCCGAGAGCACTACCACGACATCCAGCGGTGGCGAGACCACCAGTAGCGTGACCACCTCAAGCACCACCGCCCAGAGCACAACCACTCCAACCAGCACCACAACTTCCAAGAAGAAGACCGTAATCTGCGGTCCAGCGGCCCTCATAGGCCTTGCAATAGTACCGCTCCTCCTCAGGAGGAGGAAGTGA
- a CDS encoding dihydroorotase → MYELVLVGKFTLNGKVVKGSIGIDESRISAIYTHEIQGEKTIDLSRYLILPGLIDTHVHLRDFEQKNKETVESGTKAALHGGITAVFDMPNTKPPVMDSRTFEKRLELFQKKAYADYAIGFLIRSNCDEAKRIRADFYKAFMGASTGGIYSEDFDEDYACSPGVLSVHAEDAELIQEKPERPPEVEEVAVKRALESAEKLKKPLNICHVSTKGGIEAILRKNLPWVSFEVTPHHLFLTRRDYERNPLLKVYPPLRSEEHVKALWENFSRIPIIASDHAPHTLEDKERGAAGIPGLETEVGLLLDAVNRGIVDIFDIVEKMHDNPVKVFGIRGRDFAVGNDATFTVVDLRREWTVRPEEFYTKAKWSPWEGRKLKGKVVMTILRGRVVMEEDEIVGKPEGVRLDVQRG, encoded by the coding sequence ATGTACGAGCTCGTTTTGGTCGGGAAGTTCACGCTGAACGGAAAAGTCGTGAAAGGGAGCATAGGAATCGACGAAAGCCGGATATCAGCCATTTACACCCACGAAATCCAGGGAGAAAAGACCATAGATCTTTCCCGATACCTCATTCTGCCAGGCTTAATAGACACCCACGTCCACCTCAGGGACTTCGAGCAGAAGAACAAGGAAACGGTCGAGAGCGGGACAAAAGCGGCCCTTCATGGCGGAATCACCGCTGTTTTTGACATGCCCAACACGAAGCCACCAGTTATGGACTCCAGAACCTTTGAGAAGCGCCTCGAGCTCTTCCAGAAAAAGGCCTACGCCGACTACGCCATCGGCTTTCTGATACGGAGCAACTGCGATGAAGCCAAAAGGATCAGAGCCGACTTCTACAAGGCCTTTATGGGGGCCTCAACAGGCGGAATCTACTCAGAGGACTTTGATGAGGACTATGCCTGTTCACCCGGCGTTTTGAGCGTCCACGCGGAAGATGCTGAGCTAATCCAGGAGAAACCCGAGAGACCACCGGAGGTCGAAGAAGTGGCCGTAAAGCGGGCCCTTGAAAGCGCTGAAAAACTTAAAAAACCTCTGAACATCTGCCACGTCTCAACGAAAGGGGGAATTGAAGCCATACTCCGGAAAAACCTCCCCTGGGTGAGTTTTGAAGTTACTCCCCACCACCTGTTCCTGACGAGGAGGGACTACGAGAGGAACCCGCTCCTCAAGGTCTACCCCCCTCTGAGGAGCGAAGAACACGTTAAAGCGCTCTGGGAGAACTTCTCGCGGATTCCGATAATAGCGAGCGACCACGCACCACACACGCTCGAGGACAAGGAAAGGGGAGCGGCGGGGATTCCGGGGCTTGAGACGGAGGTTGGGCTCCTCCTCGACGCAGTGAACCGGGGGATTGTGGATATCTTTGACATAGTTGAGAAGATGCACGACAACCCGGTTAAGGTCTTCGGAATCAGGGGCAGGGACTTCGCCGTCGGAAATGATGCGACCTTTACGGTCGTTGACCTTAGGCGGGAGTGGACGGTCAGACCGGAGGAGTTCTACACCAAGGCCAAGTGGAGCCCCTGGGAGGGGAGAAAGCTGAAGGGAAAGGTCGTGATGACGATTCTCCGCGGAAGGGTCGTTATGGAGGAAGATGAAATCGTAGGAAAGCCGGAGGGGGTTCGTCTGGATGTACAGCGTGGTTGA